GAAGCGTCCGTAGCCATCGGATTCGGGACCAGGCCGGCCTGTGCCAGGACTAAACCCTGGCTGACGGTGCCGTATGTAAATGTCACGCTAGGCGAATCGGATCCTGCGGCGGGTGTAACGATGACATATCCGGACTGGATCTGGCCCGATTCAACATTAGTAGTTTGCGGAACAGTCGACGGCACTCGTGTTGTGGCAAAGGACACCACCTTGCCGGTCACCGTTCCCGTGGAATTCTGGGCGACGGCGCGGTAGTAGTACTGCGTGCCGGGTTGAAGCGACGACAACGAAAACGAATAATTCGCCGGACTGTTTCCGCTGAATTGCTGCGCCGGCGTTTTATTAGGCAACGGAGTCGTCGTCCCCCACTCGAACCACGCCGTGGATGCGGTACCGGCAGGGTTTACCGTTCCGTTCAATTCGGCCGAAGCGGACGATACGGTGTCCGCGTTGAGCGTGGTTACCGTAAGCGTGGCGGATGTACTCGAAGCCGTCTGAAAACTCTTGATGTCCGACCGGATAAGATTGACGCTCGACGTTCCGGCCACTGCGCGAAAGTAGTAAGTCGTGTTCGGTTGAAGGTTCGCCAGCGCTTGTGAGAGTGTAATGTCGTTCCCGGATAGAAACGTTTGCGGCGCCGTCTGACTGCCGAGGGATGACGTTGTTCCCCACTCAAAGAACCCGACGATCGAACCGGCCGCAGTAACACTGGCTTTCAGCGTCGCCGCAGCCGCCATTATTCCGGATGCCTCGGTAGAGGTAATGTTTACCGTTGCCGAAGGACCTGCCGGAGTCGTGAAACTAAGAGTATTTCCCTGCACGCTGACTCCACCGCCAAGATAACCGACAAGCCGGAAGTAATAAGTCGTATTGGCTTGAAGGTTACTGAGTGCCTTCGTCACATTCGCACTGGTCGTCGTCTGATTGAAAGCCTGAGCGTCTGACTTTGAGCCCAGCGAGGATGTCGTTCCGTATTCGAACCACGCGTAAAAGGGCGCGCCTCCCCCGGCGATCGTGCCGTTCAACGTTGCTCCTGTTGCAGTGACTCCTGTTGCATCGAGCGTGGTGACGGTAAGCGCAACCGTGGCAGGCGCATCGGAAGTGGTAAAAGTCTTAACGTCCCCGAGCGCCGCCGTACCGTCCGAAGTGCGGTACGCATCGAGACGGAAGTAATAGAGGGTGTGCGGTTGAAGATTCTTCAGAGAAGACGTCACAGAAACGGCTGTCGTACCAGCCGCGATGGTCTGCACATCGGTGCGATTGCCGAAGGATGACGAAGTTCCCCAATCGAACCACACAGCCAGGCCTGGCCCGCCTGGATTCACGCTGCCGTTTAGAGCGGCGGAATTTGATGTCACGGACGTCGCGGTCAGGGTTGATGCGGCAATGGTCCCCCCTGTTACGACATTGCCCGTCGTCGTGAACGTTTTGGTGTCGCCGTCGATGTTCGGAGCTCCGGCCGTCGCCGGGTACAGAACAGCGCGGAAGTAATACGTGGTATGGGGCTGAAGATTGGACAGGGAGGCGGTGAACGTTGTCGTTGTGCCGCCCGGAAAGACCTGAGGACTGGTTTTGGTCCCGAGAGCAGTCGTCGTTCCCCACTCGAACCATATTCCGACCGAGTTGTTCGCCGCGGTCAGCGTGCCGTTCAAAACCGTCGAATTCGATGTAATACCCGTCGCGTCATTTGTCGCAACCGATAGATTACCTGTCTGTGAATATCCCGCCGCCACTCCGATCAAAAGCAGCGATAAAAATCGCGCTATGCTTCCTGCAAGCCTCACTGTTCCCTCCCAGTCGGTCAATAAACCGACACTAGGACGAGCTGTCTAGCAAACGCCGGGCCAAACAGCTAAGTAGAGGAAATGATTAGCTCGACCCGAAACACGTTTGGTTGTGAGGATCGTAAAATGTCAATCCAATTGACACTAAATGCGCTTTAAGTTCGCATCCAACTCAACTTCAAACATTCCCCGCAGCGCGTTGAAGCAGCGGATGGGATCGCTGGAATTCAAATCGTCCGGATGGATGATTCCTTCAACGATGTCGCCGCGCGCCAGAAGTTCGGCGCGGAATACGCCGGGGAGCAGGCCGCAGGACAGCGCCGGCGTGACCCATGCCCCTCCACGGAAAACCGCGATATTCGTAATCGTGGTCTCGGTAAGCTCATCGCGCTCGTTGAGAAGAATGACGTCGGTATCCGCAGCGGAGCCGCGCCGGGCCTCTTCGTAAATTTCGCGATTCGTTGTCTTGTGGTAGAGAAACGGATCTTTCGAGTTGACCCGCACGCTCGAAAGCTTCAATCGTCCGGCGTGACCGGCGGGGACGGGCGCGGACGAAGTCTCCACTTCCCCACTCTTCGACAGCAGCAGTCGCAGGGACGCAGCTCGACGGAAAGACACCTCACGGATCGCGTCGCCCACCCTGTCCGCATCGTACTTGAACGAGAAATGCCGCGCCGACCGGCGCAGGCGCTGCAGGTGGCGGTCGAGCAGAAACACCTCGCCGTTCTCCAGCACCCGCATCGTCTCGATCAGCCGGAAATCTTCAGGAGACACCCAGTTCTTTACGAACGATCTTGGTTCCCTGCACCATCGCGCGCAACTTGGCGAATGCGACTTCCTGCGGAAGGTGCAGACAACCGCAATCCGGCAGCGCGAAGATACGCTCGGCCGGCACGAACTTCAGCGCTTTGCGAACCCGTTCGGCCACGATCTCCGGCGTTTCAACCTCGTGCGTCTTGACGTCGATGACGCCGACGCCGAGCTCGAGTTTGTTCGGGAACTCTTTGAACAGCTCCAGGTCTTCTCCGCCGCGGCGGGCGAATTCGAGGGTCAATTGCTGGATGTTGGCTTCAAGAATTGTTGGGAAAAGATAGCGATAGTTCCCCGCCCACGACGGCTTGCCATAGCGGTTGCCGTAACAGACGTGCAGCGCGATTTTCGCGTCGACCCCCTCGACCAGCGTGTTGAGAACCTTCACTCCCCACTGGAGGTCTTCCGGAAATCCGGAGTAATACGGCTCATCGATCTGGATCTGGCGCGCGCCCGCGCGCACCAGTTCCTTCAACTCCATGTTCATGACACGGGCGAGGTCGGTCGCGAACGCTTCTTCGTTCTTGTAGTACTCGTCTTTAATGCGCTTCACGAGCGAGTGCGGCCCGGTGACGCAGAACTTCGTCGAGCGATCGGTGAAGGCGGACAGGAATTTGAAATCGTCCGAGAGCCGCAGTGACGCCACCGGCAGTTTGCCGCGCACGACGCTGTCATAGAAGTCATAGTAAAACTTCTTCGAGGTGTTATCGGTCTGAACCCCGGGCAGCCGTTCGGCGAAATAGTCGATCATGTTGTCGCGGCGCAGCTCGCCGTCGGTGACGATGTCGAGGCCACAGACTTCCTGATCCTTGATGGCAGCTTTGACGGCGACGTCATGGATCTCGTCGAGTTCCTGACGGCTGATGCGCCGCGCAAAGTATTCGGTTTTGAGCCGCTCCAGCCAGCCCGGCATGGAATAACTCCCGACAACCGTTGTGGGTATTATCGGTAGACTCATGGTGTTTCTACTCCCGCTGTGTGGTGTAAAGTGTGGACGTGCGCGATCCCTGTCTATAAAGGAACGGCGCAAAGTGCACGTTATAACCGGCCTGCCCGCCGATCTCGGCGAGCAGGGCTCCGTTCACCCAGTTTACGATCGATCCGTCCAATTTGCCCGGTCCGCGGAACATCCGGCTGTAATCCGCGAGCTTCGTCACGAAAATATCCTGCACCTGGAGATACCCGCCCGGATGAAGCAACGGAACGGTATTCATGAAACTCTCGACGGCGCCCGAGCTCAGGTGGAAGCGCTGATTCATGATGCCTTCACCGACAAAGTTCTCCAGCAGCGTGGGCTTGACTCCGGCGGGCATCGGCGCATCCAGTATGCTTTGAATCGCAATGTAGCGTTCTTCGGTCCGGATCGCGTCCCAGACGTCGCGCCAGAACGTGACGCCCTTGTCCACGTCGTTGGGATGCAGATGCTGCGGACCGACTTCGAGAAGCCGCCGGATGGTGGCCTCGAATTCCGCCGGGGCCGCGCCGAAGGATTCGCAGATGCGATTCACGGCGGACGCCGGAACGTACGCCCGCGCTTCGACCAGATAAAGGTGCCCGTCCCGCACGACGATCTCGTCGGTGGGCAGGTTGTCCCACACGTTGGTCAAATGGATGGACAGGACCTTGTAGCGCAGAAACGAAAGCGACTTGAACGGATCGAGGGCATCGACCGCCAGAAAGCTAGTCAATTCACGGTGCTCCCGAACCGCTTCGGTCGCGCGATTCAGCGCCGGCATCGAGTAATCCGCGAGCAGAAAGCGGATCCGCGGATAGTAATTCGTTCCCTGTTCCTGATCCAGCCTGCGGACTTCGTCGAGCCACGCCGCCGCGCGCTGGCCGGTTCCAACTCCGATTTCCAGAGTAAAAATCTCCGGCGGCAGCTGGTTCTTGTCGTCCAGAGCTTTCAGCCGCTTCCAGAAGTCGGCAACGGCATCACGTATGGCTTCAGGGTGGTTCGCGTCGGATGTGCCGCCCGGCAGCGATTTCTCGAAACCATGACCGGCGGCGCCTTCCCACAACGGCAGGTGCTGCCAGAAAAGATTGTTGAAGCGCCAGATAATTCCCGAGCGGATCGGCTTGAAGGATTCCAGATAGATACGTTTGCGGGAGGACGCCGCCGTGTCCGTTACGTCATTCAGTGCACTGATAAATTCTTCCTTCAGGCAATCCTGGCGAACCTGACGGAGATCGACGCCCAACTCAATCCACGGCAGCACTTCCTGGCCGCGGATCGCGCGGCGGGCCGTGATCGCCTCGCGGAAATTGGTCTTGTACTGAAGCC
The sequence above is drawn from the Terriglobia bacterium genome and encodes:
- a CDS encoding aminotransferase class IV, which produces MSPEDFRLIETMRVLENGEVFLLDRHLQRLRRSARHFSFKYDADRVGDAIREVSFRRAASLRLLLSKSGEVETSSAPVPAGHAGRLKLSSVRVNSKDPFLYHKTTNREIYEEARRGSAADTDVILLNERDELTETTITNIAVFRGGAWVTPALSCGLLPGVFRAELLARGDIVEGIIHPDDLNSSDPIRCFNALRGMFEVELDANLKRI
- a CDS encoding methionine synthase (catalyzes the formation of methionine from methylcobalamin and homocysteine), with translation MSLPIIPTTVVGSYSMPGWLERLKTEYFARRISRQELDEIHDVAVKAAIKDQEVCGLDIVTDGELRRDNMIDYFAERLPGVQTDNTSKKFYYDFYDSVVRGKLPVASLRLSDDFKFLSAFTDRSTKFCVTGPHSLVKRIKDEYYKNEEAFATDLARVMNMELKELVRAGARQIQIDEPYYSGFPEDLQWGVKVLNTLVEGVDAKIALHVCYGNRYGKPSWAGNYRYLFPTILEANIQQLTLEFARRGGEDLELFKEFPNKLELGVGVIDVKTHEVETPEIVAERVRKALKFVPAERIFALPDCGCLHLPQEVAFAKLRAMVQGTKIVRKELGVS